One window from the genome of Haladaptatus paucihalophilus DX253 encodes:
- a CDS encoding DEAD/DEAH box helicase, with amino-acid sequence MQVSEAVPQFAEAFAFEEFNRMQREMLPALLESDENVVASAPTASGKTALAELAICKALRDDGTALFIAPLRALTNEKESDWERFEDLGYSVYVVTGERDLNPRRAERADILVMTPEKTDSATRKHDSARYSFITDIDCCVIDEVHLLDSEKRGAVLEVTISRLRRLCDPRVVALSATMPNVSDVADWLDAPPETTFEFGDDYRPVDLHADVKTYTHGDNSFADKYRRLYRALDLAEPHIREDGQALVFVASRQDTVQAAKKACDEIAERDIPIGARGDYDFHTETQELRNETLRNSVLDGVAFHHAGLAKNDRDRVEEWFKQGKIQLLFSTSTLAWGVNLPARCVVLRDTKLHDPLEGEVDMSPLDVLQMLGRAGRPGYDDVGYGWVVCDFKDADKYRKLLRDGKEIESRLAEDLDSHLNAEIAMGTISDLDDVMSWLRTTFYYVRAQSKPDEYDFENHRERVRNTLQRLVSRGFVERGDDLKIEGTALAVLASKFYLDLDTAERFRRLAETEEIDASKILETVAGAAEFDSVSSRQSERDAINSVLVGQDSGDLEAGGRKVLAILRSSMTGSTPGDLRSDAWVIQQNAVRLFAALRAFLKRLDRPFAANLVTRIEARVENGVGERSVGLTAIDGVGAGRASKLATEGLETPADVCEAGVDGLVAAGLSEGVAEQVEASARKLPDVEVEWGSFPTRIGRGENDMREVTVRNHGDGEQAAMDVTVNGVEMTTKSTYLDGETTVPVGVFGGTDDEMEFTVRVAFPDVPLLPFTDARSVRVE; translated from the coding sequence ATGCAGGTCTCCGAGGCGGTTCCACAGTTCGCGGAGGCGTTCGCCTTCGAGGAGTTCAACCGGATGCAACGCGAGATGCTTCCTGCGCTGCTCGAAAGCGACGAGAACGTCGTCGCTAGCGCGCCGACGGCGAGCGGAAAGACGGCGCTCGCGGAACTCGCCATCTGCAAGGCGCTGCGCGACGACGGAACCGCGCTGTTCATCGCCCCGCTCCGGGCGCTGACGAACGAGAAGGAAAGCGACTGGGAGCGGTTCGAGGACCTCGGCTACTCCGTCTACGTCGTCACGGGCGAGCGCGATTTGAATCCGCGGCGCGCCGAGCGCGCCGACATCCTCGTGATGACGCCCGAGAAGACCGACTCGGCGACCCGGAAACACGATTCGGCCCGCTATTCGTTCATCACCGACATCGACTGCTGTGTCATCGACGAGGTGCACTTGCTCGATTCGGAAAAGCGCGGTGCCGTCCTCGAAGTCACCATTTCGCGCCTTCGCCGCCTCTGTGACCCCCGCGTCGTCGCGCTGTCCGCGACGATGCCGAACGTGAGCGACGTGGCCGATTGGCTCGACGCGCCGCCGGAGACCACCTTCGAGTTCGGGGACGACTACCGTCCCGTCGATTTGCACGCGGACGTGAAGACGTACACCCACGGGGACAATTCCTTCGCGGACAAGTACCGGCGACTCTACCGTGCCCTCGACCTCGCGGAGCCGCACATCCGCGAGGACGGGCAGGCGCTCGTCTTCGTCGCCTCCCGACAGGACACCGTACAGGCCGCGAAGAAGGCCTGCGACGAAATCGCCGAGCGCGACATCCCCATCGGCGCTCGCGGCGACTACGATTTCCACACCGAAACGCAGGAACTGCGCAACGAAACCCTGCGGAACTCCGTGCTCGACGGGGTGGCCTTCCATCACGCCGGACTGGCGAAGAACGACCGCGATAGGGTCGAGGAGTGGTTCAAGCAGGGGAAGATTCAGCTCCTCTTTTCCACCTCGACGCTCGCGTGGGGCGTCAATCTCCCCGCCCGGTGCGTCGTCTTGCGCGACACCAAACTGCACGACCCGCTCGAAGGCGAGGTGGACATGAGTCCGCTCGACGTGCTCCAGATGCTCGGCCGGGCGGGCCGTCCCGGCTACGACGACGTGGGCTACGGGTGGGTCGTCTGTGACTTCAAAGATGCGGACAAATACCGGAAGCTCCTGCGCGACGGGAAGGAGATAGAATCCAGACTGGCGGAGGACTTGGACTCGCACCTCAACGCCGAAATCGCCATGGGGACCATATCGGACTTGGACGACGTGATGTCGTGGCTCAGGACGACGTTCTACTACGTCCGCGCCCAGAGCAAACCCGACGAGTACGATTTCGAGAACCACCGCGAACGCGTCAGAAACACCCTTCAGCGCCTCGTCTCGCGCGGCTTCGTCGAGCGAGGTGACGACCTCAAAATCGAGGGGACGGCGCTCGCCGTGCTCGCCTCGAAGTTCTACCTTGACCTCGATACGGCGGAACGGTTCCGCCGTCTCGCGGAAACCGAGGAGATAGACGCGTCGAAAATCCTCGAGACGGTCGCCGGTGCGGCAGAGTTCGACAGCGTGAGTTCCCGCCAGTCAGAGCGCGACGCCATCAACTCCGTCCTCGTCGGGCAGGATTCGGGCGACCTCGAAGCGGGCGGGCGGAAGGTACTCGCCATCCTCCGCTCCAGCATGACGGGTTCGACGCCGGGCGACCTCAGAAGCGACGCGTGGGTCATCCAGCAGAACGCGGTCCGGTTGTTCGCGGCGCTCCGGGCGTTCCTGAAGCGCCTCGACAGGCCGTTCGCCGCGAACCTCGTCACCAGAATCGAGGCCCGCGTGGAGAACGGCGTCGGCGAGCGTTCGGTCGGCCTCACCGCAATCGACGGCGTTGGTGCGGGGCGAGCCAGCAAACTGGCGACGGAGGGCCTCGAAACCCCCGCCGACGTGTGCGAGGCGGGCGTCGATGGACTGGTCGCTGCGGGCCTCTCGGAAGGCGTCGCAGAACAGGTCGAAGCGAGCGCGCGGAAACTCCCCGACGTGGAAGTCGAGTGGGGGTCGTTCCCGACCCGAATCGGTCGCGGTGAAAACGACATGCGCGAAGTCACCGTGCGAAATCACGGCGACGGCGAGCAGGCCGCGATGGACGTGACCGTCAACGGGGTCGAGATGACGACGAAATCGACCTACCTCGACGGGGAAACGACCGTCCCCGTCGGCGTCTTCGGCGGTACCGACGACGAGATGGAGTTCACCGTCCGCGTCGCGTTCCCCGACGTCCCCCTTCTTCCATTTACTGACGCTCGGTCCGTGCGGGTCGAGTGA
- a CDS encoding Rid family detoxifying hydrolase yields MKRTISTQDAPEAVGAYSQATTNGDILFTAGQIPMTPDGELLDDEEIAVQTRQSLENVKGILEEEGLTMQDVLKVTVFMDDIEDFDEMNESYQEYFQDNPPARSAVEVANLPKGVGVEIEAIASTE; encoded by the coding sequence ATGAAGCGAACTATCAGCACGCAGGACGCCCCGGAAGCAGTGGGAGCGTACAGCCAAGCGACGACGAACGGAGACATCCTCTTCACCGCGGGACAGATTCCGATGACACCCGACGGCGAACTCCTCGACGACGAGGAAATCGCTGTCCAGACGCGCCAGAGTCTGGAGAACGTCAAGGGCATCCTCGAAGAGGAGGGCCTGACCATGCAGGACGTGCTGAAGGTGACGGTGTTCATGGACGACATCGAGGACTTCGACGAGATGAACGAGTCGTATCAGGAGTACTTCCAGGACAACCCACCGGCGCGGAGCGCGGTGGAGGTCGCCAACCTGCCCAAGGGCGTGGGCGTCGAAATCGAGGCCATCGCCAGCACCGAGTAA
- a CDS encoding ABC transporter ATP-binding protein, translated as MKANEANDPTGTDATADPHEEYHSALLSVRDLKKQYPVTEGITRKETGRIRAVDGISFDVFPGETVGLIGESGSGKSTAATTLLSLEVPTDGTVVFDGDDIGTFDRTETKAFRRRAQMVFQDPTTTFDPRMTIGESVAEPLSIHGMTDADQRRTITEDLLGRVGLSAEEFDRYPHELSGGQKQRAALARALILNPDLLVLDEPVSALDVSVQAEILSLLSDLQSKFDLSLLLISHDMGVVREICDRVAVMYLGEIVERGPTEDLFRDPQHPYTRALVSAIPTPDPDAATDRVPLRGDVPDAASPPTGCRFHPRCPAVIPPERYDFEQDEWRSVMDLRVAVADEDVNLDALRKLAVARGAAESEGAVTDTHLRSALREEYDIPDELTDADAESALSAALSDVVSGTIEDADERLRVEFSTICERRAPEERATGAGHPAACHLHDSVAEPDEEWEWASVD; from the coding sequence ATGAAAGCGAATGAAGCGAACGACCCGACCGGAACGGACGCGACGGCCGACCCGCACGAGGAGTACCATTCCGCGCTCCTCTCGGTCCGCGACCTGAAAAAGCAGTATCCGGTCACGGAGGGAATCACCCGAAAGGAGACGGGCCGAATCCGCGCGGTGGACGGCATCTCCTTCGACGTGTTCCCCGGCGAGACGGTCGGACTCATCGGCGAGTCGGGGAGCGGGAAATCGACCGCCGCGACGACGCTGCTGTCGCTCGAAGTCCCGACCGACGGAACGGTCGTGTTCGACGGCGACGACATCGGTACGTTCGACCGCACCGAAACCAAGGCGTTCCGCCGCCGCGCTCAAATGGTGTTTCAGGACCCGACGACGACGTTCGACCCGCGGATGACAATCGGCGAGTCGGTCGCGGAACCCCTCTCTATTCACGGCATGACCGACGCCGACCAGCGCCGGACGATAACCGAGGACTTGCTCGGTCGCGTCGGCCTATCGGCGGAGGAGTTCGACCGTTACCCGCACGAACTCTCCGGTGGGCAAAAACAGCGTGCGGCGTTGGCGCGGGCGTTGATTCTGAACCCCGACTTGCTCGTCTTGGACGAACCCGTCTCGGCGCTGGACGTGTCGGTGCAGGCCGAGATTCTGTCCCTGCTCTCGGATTTGCAGTCGAAGTTCGACCTCTCGTTGCTCCTCATCAGCCACGACATGGGTGTCGTCCGCGAAATCTGTGACCGCGTGGCGGTGATGTATCTCGGCGAAATCGTCGAACGCGGTCCGACCGAAGACCTGTTCCGCGACCCGCAACACCCCTACACGCGAGCCCTCGTCTCGGCGATTCCGACGCCGGACCCGGATGCGGCAACCGACCGTGTTCCCCTCCGCGGCGACGTTCCCGACGCCGCCTCGCCGCCGACGGGGTGTCGGTTCCATCCGCGCTGCCCGGCGGTCATCCCCCCCGAGCGGTACGACTTCGAGCAGGACGAGTGGCGGTCCGTCATGGACCTCCGCGTCGCGGTCGCGGACGAGGACGTGAACCTCGACGCGCTTCGAAAACTTGCAGTCGCACGTGGTGCCGCCGAGAGCGAAGGGGCAGTAACCGATACCCACCTCCGCTCCGCGCTCCGCGAGGAGTACGACATTCCCGACGAGTTGACCGACGCTGACGCCGAATCGGCGCTGTCGGCCGCCCTCTCGGACGTCGTTTCGGGGACCATCGAAGATGCGGACGAACGACTTCGGGTGGAGTTCTCGACGATTTGCGAACGGAGGGCTCCCGAGGAACGGGCGACCGGTGCCGGACATCCGGCGGCGTGCCACCTCCACGATTCGGTGGCGGAACCGGACGAGGAGTGGGAGTGGGCGTCGGTTGACTGA
- a CDS encoding topoisomerase DNA-binding C4 zinc finger domain-containing protein has product MTDTIRVFAGDCTITTDGDTKERRRGEMVALLKPDDTLLVHDVDGYQPVEWLTRAETAHASLDGDSFTLVAATDDRRVRVDCHACHGISRYPGSVAGIPVGTCPHCDGTLTRANGTVSCLGCRREYPIPRHASVDDDTCDCGLPTMRVEQGAEFELCIDRDCGTVLEAVRERFDREWDCPECGADMRILRRGGIIAGCDRYPDCDTGFGVPNGRIVDSCDCGLPVFRTRTGRRCLNTNCEEFQKSRSGK; this is encoded by the coding sequence ATGACCGACACGATTCGCGTGTTCGCCGGGGACTGCACCATCACCACGGACGGCGACACCAAAGAACGGCGGCGCGGCGAGATGGTCGCCCTGTTGAAACCCGACGACACCCTGCTCGTCCACGACGTGGACGGCTACCAACCGGTCGAGTGGCTCACCCGTGCCGAAACGGCCCACGCCTCGCTCGACGGCGATTCGTTCACCCTCGTCGCGGCGACTGACGACCGCCGCGTCCGCGTCGATTGTCACGCCTGTCACGGCATTTCCCGCTACCCGGGGTCCGTGGCCGGGATTCCGGTCGGGACGTGCCCGCACTGCGACGGTACGCTCACGCGGGCGAACGGGACGGTCTCCTGTCTCGGTTGTCGCCGGGAGTACCCGATTCCGCGCCACGCCAGCGTGGACGACGACACGTGCGATTGTGGTCTGCCGACCATGCGCGTCGAACAAGGTGCGGAATTCGAACTCTGCATCGACCGCGACTGCGGGACGGTGTTGGAGGCCGTTCGGGAGCGGTTCGACAGGGAATGGGACTGTCCCGAATGCGGAGCGGACATGCGGATTTTACGCCGCGGCGGTATCATCGCCGGATGCGACCGCTATCCCGACTGTGACACCGGTTTCGGCGTTCCGAACGGCCGAATCGTGGATTCGTGCGACTGTGGCCTTCCCGTCTTTCGAACCCGGACCGGACGCCGATGTCTGAACACGAACTGCGAGGAGTTCCAAAAATCGCGGTCCGGGAAGTGA
- a CDS encoding HAD family hydrolase — translation MQGSNAVLFDMDGVIVNSEDFWVELEEETIFPEVGVEDIGDNEITGMNYREIYDYLDAEYGTDVTKEEFVALYNEIAEDLYGEHVSLMDGFHDLLDGLREDGVEVALVSSSPHDWIEIVIDRFDLEFEEVVSADDIDAPGKPEPAIYEYAAGLLDYRADECAAVEDSEHGVESAARAGTYCVGYPNGAKDLDLSMANVVVSSPAELREELLTRPARTERQ, via the coding sequence ATGCAGGGATCCAACGCTGTGTTGTTCGACATGGACGGCGTTATCGTGAACTCCGAGGACTTCTGGGTGGAACTCGAAGAGGAGACCATCTTCCCGGAGGTCGGCGTGGAGGACATCGGAGACAACGAGATAACGGGGATGAACTACCGCGAAATCTACGACTATCTGGACGCGGAGTACGGAACGGACGTGACGAAAGAGGAGTTCGTCGCCCTTTACAACGAAATCGCGGAGGATCTCTACGGCGAGCACGTCTCGCTGATGGACGGGTTCCACGACCTGCTCGACGGCCTGCGTGAGGACGGCGTGGAGGTTGCCCTCGTGTCGTCGTCGCCGCACGACTGGATAGAAATCGTCATCGACCGCTTCGACTTGGAGTTCGAGGAGGTCGTCAGCGCGGACGACATCGACGCGCCGGGAAAGCCGGAACCCGCCATCTACGAGTACGCGGCCGGACTGCTCGACTATCGAGCGGACGAGTGTGCGGCGGTCGAGGACTCGGAACACGGCGTCGAATCGGCGGCTCGGGCGGGGACGTACTGCGTCGGCTACCCGAACGGCGCGAAGGACCTCGACCTCTCGATGGCGAACGTGGTGGTCTCCTCGCCCGCGGAGTTGCGTGAGGAACTGCTCACTCGACCCGCACGGACCGAGCGTCAGTAA
- the ilvA gene encoding threonine ammonia-lyase translates to MLELEDVLAARDRVAETSRHTPLDYSHTFTRMTGAEVHMKLETFQRTGSFKIRGATNRIMTLSEAEKDAGVVTASAGNHAQGVALAATRSGVDSKIVMPKHAPISKVRATENYGAEAVLHGEDYDEAAEHAHEIEEIEGRTYVHAFDDEKVMAGQGTIGLEIMDDLPEVETVVVPIGGGGLISGIATAVKGRNPDVRVVGVQADGASSVADSLQKGSVQTLDSVDTIADGIATRSVGQQTFDVIDSRVDEVVTVSDSEIAVALAYLLERGKTLVEGAGATSLAAILEGAFDYEDGEVVVPVLSGGNIDMNLLTTVIVRGLVETGRYVKLKTVLKDRPGSLRTLLDVIADAQANIYAIQHDRTSRDIGMNATEVELDLETRGPEHVEALLDSLRENGFDVEVLV, encoded by the coding sequence ATGCTAGAGCTCGAAGACGTGCTGGCGGCGCGGGACCGGGTAGCCGAGACGTCCCGCCACACACCGCTCGACTATTCTCACACGTTTACTCGAATGACCGGGGCGGAGGTCCACATGAAACTGGAGACCTTCCAGCGAACGGGGTCGTTCAAGATTCGCGGCGCGACCAACCGCATCATGACGCTCTCGGAGGCAGAAAAGGACGCGGGCGTCGTCACGGCCAGCGCGGGCAACCACGCACAGGGCGTCGCGCTGGCGGCCACTCGGAGCGGGGTCGATTCCAAAATCGTCATGCCGAAACACGCGCCGATTTCGAAGGTCCGCGCGACGGAGAACTACGGCGCGGAGGCGGTGCTCCACGGCGAGGACTACGACGAGGCCGCCGAGCACGCCCACGAAATCGAGGAGATTGAGGGTCGAACCTACGTCCACGCCTTCGACGACGAGAAGGTGATGGCGGGGCAGGGGACCATCGGACTGGAGATCATGGACGACCTTCCCGAGGTGGAAACCGTCGTCGTTCCCATCGGCGGCGGCGGCCTCATCAGCGGCATCGCAACCGCCGTCAAGGGTCGAAACCCGGACGTTCGCGTCGTCGGCGTGCAGGCGGACGGCGCGTCCAGCGTCGCCGACTCGCTCCAGAAGGGGTCGGTCCAGACCCTCGACAGCGTGGACACCATCGCGGACGGCATCGCCACCCGGAGCGTCGGCCAGCAGACATTCGACGTCATCGACTCGCGCGTGGACGAGGTGGTCACCGTCTCGGATTCGGAAATCGCGGTGGCGCTCGCCTACCTGCTCGAACGGGGCAAGACGCTCGTGGAAGGAGCGGGTGCGACGTCGCTCGCCGCAATCCTCGAAGGCGCGTTCGACTACGAGGACGGGGAGGTCGTCGTTCCCGTCCTCAGCGGCGGCAACATCGACATGAACCTCCTCACGACGGTCATCGTGCGCGGGCTGGTCGAAACCGGCCGCTACGTGAAGCTCAAAACCGTCCTCAAGGACCGACCGGGGTCGCTCCGAACGCTCCTCGACGTCATCGCCGACGCGCAGGCCAACATCTACGCCATCCAGCACGACCGCACCTCGCGCGATATCGGCATGAACGCGACGGAGGTCGAACTCGACCTCGAAACCCGCGGGCCGGAACACGTCGAGGCACTCCTCGACTCGCTCCGCGAAAACGGGTTCGACGTGGAAGTCCTCGTCTGA